The Aspergillus luchuensis IFO 4308 DNA, chromosome 4, nearly complete sequence DNA window TTTTCCATTTATTCAGCAGAAATGCGATAaactcttttccttttcctcagCAATGATTTTCAGGGTCTCCATCTTGGCTTGGCCTGGTCAGGCAGCAATACGAGATACACGCGAGTCGATACGAGGCTGAGGTAAGCAGATCCGCTGCAGCCTGGTAAGTTACCTGGAGGGGAAGGCGGTGAACGGACAAACAAAGACAATCTGCACTTTTAGTCTATGTGGCATCCTGGAGAAAGCTCTAAGGGGCAaaaagtggagagagagtcTCGCAGCCCTTGTTGTTATGGTTCTGCTCCACCAGTTGAACCAGAAAAGTAGACTAAGAGCTGGGCAGAGGAAGGCAAACACAAGCAGTCTTGGGGTGGATGTCAGACTTGGCTGTGACTTGTGGATTCCTCCCATCGCCAATAATCTCCTCGTCTTACTTTCCTGCATCCACTACTACGACGGCccctgctgctactgcttgctactgctactactgctgcaCTGCATCCGCCTTGCGCGCCTGTCAGCTTAGCCTGAAGTCTCGATGAGACGGTGGCCCAGTCGCACTCTTGAAACCTGCTGGTCTTTATTATTGTCTCCCCCTCACACGCCAACCCTGACCCCCCCCATTCTTTCCTTAGACTGGCTCCCCTTGTGCGACTTTGTTTCCCATCTCCGACGCGAGCACTCTTTGAAATTCTCTTTTGCCAGCAATGAGTCCCGTGTCTGGCCAGATCTCCCCGCCCACCGAGCTGGCCGGGGACGCTTCCCTGACCCGCAAACGTCCCCGGCCCGTGGTCTCGTGCTTGCGCTgtcgcaagaagaagctcaagtgCGACCGGGTCATGCCCTGCGAGAACTGCTCCAAAGCCGGTTGTGCCCCCGACTGTGTCTTCCATCCCAGTCCTGATGGCGTCGATGGACTGCCGGACCAGCCCAGTGCGAAGCGCATGCATCTGCCACCTGACTTCCCGTTTCCCTCCGATCCTCGGGGCGATCCGGCTGGTGCCAggctgcctccgccgcccgcTGCTATCGGTCTGCTGGAGGATCTCCAGCAACGATTGCAGCGTGTGGAAGAGGTGCTCTCCTTGAAGCCACTGACGCGCTCGTATGCTGGCTCCCTTAAGGATGTGGTGGCCCGCGATGCCAGTCCGTCTGTCCGCCAGACCACCCCGTCGACCCATGCTCCCCCGTATCCTGGTACTCTAGTCGTCAAAGGAAAGGGCACGCGATCACGTTACCATGGCCAGAACAACCGGACCACCTTGTTGCATCAGGTAATTTCCTTCTAGATTTGTCAGTGGGATGCGTATCTAACAGCTTGTAGTTCTCCGAAGCGAGAGAGTTCATTGAACGCTGCACCAAGGACTCTGCCATCTTGGGGCTGGCCAAGGAAGTCCAGTTTTTACAAAGTAAATCTAAGATGCCCATGAGCTCACCAGAATCCATGCCCGACCTCGACTACTCGCCCGAGCtgctgcagatgcagagcTCTCTACCATCTAAAGCGGTCTGTGACCGACTCGTGAACCTGTACACCACCAACTTTGAACGTACCCTACGCATGTTGCATGTCCCGTCTTTTCTGCGCCAGTATGCCGATTTCTGGACCACTCCAGGGCCGGACGCTGAACGCTCCGCCACTTTCTTGCCGCAACTGACGGCAGTCCTGGCAGCCGCGCTGCCACTGGAAGATCCTAGCTTCCGACTCGAGTATTCCTCCGTCTGGGAGTACTTGCAGACGCCCGCCGTTAACCTCGTGCGCGTGTGGTTGCAGAAGCTGGGTCGCAAGCAGCGCACCGAGCTGGTCTCGTTGCAGATTGAGGCGCTCGTGTTGTTGGCGCGACGACTGCGGCTGGCATCGCAGGAAGAGCTGTGGCGCGCCACCGGCACACTCGTGCggtcggccatggtggtgggCCTGCATTTGGATCTGTCCGGGAATAAGCAGCTGTCACCGTTTCAGATCGAAGTCCGGCGCCGCTTGTGGATTACCATTGTGGAGATGGACCTGCAGACCTCTATCGCCTCGGGTATGCCCGTGACCATCCCGGATCTCGACTTTGATCCGCTTATTCCGACCAATTTGAATGACACCGATTTCGACGAATCCACCACGGAGCTGCCGCCGGCGAAACCACTGCATGAGTGGACGGATACTCTCGCGCAAGTcaccttggcctcctcgTTGCCTCACCGCATCCGAGCCATGTCACTGGTGCGCACCTCGAGCCCGGGCTTAGATCTGCGCGACATTGTCAAGCAAGGCCGACGTCTGGAAGAATGCCTGCGACAGATTCCCGCTCCGCTCAAGCTGGATCCCTCACCGATCCATGGGGAGACCCCTGGACCAGCCCTCTTGCTGAACCGGGTGCTGCTGGACGTATACATGCGTCGACCCTTGCTGTGTC harbors:
- a CDS encoding uncharacterized protein (COG:S;~EggNog:ENOG410PJ22;~InterPro:IPR036864,IPR007219,IPR001138;~PFAM:PF00172,PF04082;~antiSMASH:Cluster_4.1;~go_function: GO:0000981 - DNA-binding transcription factor activity, RNA polymerase II-specific [Evidence IEA];~go_function: GO:0003677 - DNA binding [Evidence IEA];~go_function: GO:0008270 - zinc ion binding [Evidence IEA];~go_process: GO:0006351 - transcription, DNA-templated [Evidence IEA];~go_process: GO:0006355 - regulation of transcription, DNA-templated [Evidence IEA]), which codes for MSPVSGQISPPTELAGDASLTRKRPRPVVSCLRCRKKKLKCDRVMPCENCSKAGCAPDCVFHPSPDGVDGLPDQPSAKRMHLPPDFPFPSDPRGDPAGARLPPPPAAIGLLEDLQQRLQRVEEVLSLKPLTRSYAGSLKDVVARDASPSVRQTTPSTHAPPYPGTLVVKGKGTRSRYHGQNNRTTLLHQFSEAREFIERCTKDSAILGLAKEVQFLQSKSKMPMSSPESMPDLDYSPELLQMQSSLPSKAVCDRLVNLYTTNFERTLRMLHVPSFLRQYADFWTTPGPDAERSATFLPQLTAVLAAALPLEDPSFRLEYSSVWEYLQTPAVNLVRVWLQKLGRKQRTELVSLQIEALVLLARRLRLASQEELWRATGTLVRSAMVVGLHLDLSGNKQLSPFQIEVRRRLWITIVEMDLQTSIASGMPVTIPDLDFDPLIPTNLNDTDFDESTTELPPAKPLHEWTDTLAQVTLASSLPHRIRAMSLVRTSSPGLDLRDIVKQGRRLEECLRQIPAPLKLDPSPIHGETPGPALLLNRVLLDVYMRRPLLCLYRPIVMGESREDQLFLEIEQACLESSLVVLSYQDYFDPNVADLDVFKSTAYWDVFQLFCKNDIPWAALSVCGYMKLSNQQHSGAPTPMAPAPAYSPSQPTTTHTKASLTRIVENTLDGLTRTIGETGSNIKDVMLLAVVLQSVRARGSAELKERWMQQGAVKALSACRQHLLPSVAQQSFAFNLTDFAQMLQTTQPIFPTTTDPGYTPSTQPQLPDFLAESSALATEFNNFRGDPFAFEDGSFAWNM